In Fluviicola taffensis DSM 16823, the following are encoded in one genomic region:
- a CDS encoding CHC2 zinc finger domain-containing protein, whose amino-acid sequence MKFDLNRLRELSITEVAIKLGIEVKRKKVLCFMHEENTPSLEFDEKKGMFFCHGCNQGGDVITLVEKYSGSNFLSSCSWLENAFLGGTANIQQFSSPSLKKRVIPKIEIHANSEIYEWLISHATISKSGIDYLKNRGFKESIIEQMQIRDLQHPSIFFEDLRKKWGDDQLLNCGLAKNHDKYGITSIWWDPVILFPFIDPVSRVNYIQARRINNKEPKYLNLIGLIKPTYNLSCLQQMKLGDHLFICEGIPDTLSMIQLGYYCIGVLGASSFDKSLIPALMDFEIIVIPDRDDAGERFFQKLRSEFNSVGKSIAKRQLPNNFKDVNEYLRSNSRN is encoded by the coding sequence ATGAAATTTGATTTAAATAGACTTCGAGAATTATCTATCACAGAAGTTGCTATAAAACTTGGAATCGAGGTAAAAAGAAAAAAAGTTCTTTGCTTCATGCATGAAGAAAATACACCTAGCTTGGAATTTGATGAAAAGAAAGGGATGTTTTTTTGTCATGGCTGCAATCAAGGAGGAGATGTAATAACTCTTGTTGAAAAATATAGTGGTTCAAATTTTTTATCATCATGTAGTTGGCTCGAAAATGCCTTTTTAGGTGGAACTGCTAATATTCAACAATTTTCATCACCATCCTTAAAAAAGAGAGTTATTCCTAAGATTGAAATACATGCTAATTCTGAAATTTACGAATGGTTAATAAGTCATGCTACTATTAGTAAATCAGGAATTGATTATTTGAAGAACAGAGGGTTTAAAGAATCAATTATTGAACAAATGCAAATACGTGATTTGCAACATCCGTCTATCTTTTTTGAAGACTTAAGAAAAAAGTGGGGAGATGATCAATTATTAAATTGCGGCCTTGCAAAGAATCATGATAAATACGGAATCACTTCAATTTGGTGGGATCCTGTGATTTTATTCCCATTTATTGATCCGGTATCAAGAGTCAATTATATACAAGCTCGTCGAATTAATAATAAAGAACCAAAATATCTAAACTTAATCGGGCTAATAAAACCTACTTACAATTTAAGTTGTCTACAACAAATGAAGCTTGGAGATCACTTATTTATTTGTGAAGGCATACCAGATACACTTTCTATGATACAGCTTGGTTATTATTGTATTGGTGTTCTAGGTGCTTCAAGTTTTGATAAATCACTTATTCCAGCCTTGATGGATTTTGAAATAATTGTCATACCTGACAGAGATGATGCTGGGGAAAGGTTTTTTCAAAAATTACGGTCCGAATTCAACAGCGTTGGTAAATCTATTGCAAAACGTCAGCTACCTAATAACTTTAAAGATGTCAATGAATACCTTAGATCAAATAGCAGAAACTAA
- a CDS encoding AbiV family abortive infection protein produces the protein MKIERNLLKTIKEDEYLEAAKKNFESAEMHKKSAEAASETGHYGIPVSLLILSTEQSVSGVLIYAQHFGFKLKDIQRIHLFFTDHIIKHNLASLISIMYPIMTLMMGIVEKSRDQISGRIQISDSGETIVREAKKEALALFRTLPELFDWWDNANLQKNKGFYVDYSNRIETPMQVTEDEYLVAHRIVENFQTQILQIVEYLESIPEENKEIFKNIKLEERIAEIIASRRDEIKNRNPIKITKDPSQEEVKDPND, from the coding sequence ATGAAAATCGAACGTAACCTCCTTAAGACAATTAAAGAAGATGAATACCTGGAAGCTGCAAAAAAGAACTTCGAATCTGCTGAAATGCACAAGAAATCGGCAGAAGCTGCATCCGAAACCGGTCATTATGGTATTCCGGTATCACTTCTTATTCTCTCTACAGAACAATCAGTCTCAGGTGTTCTGATTTATGCTCAGCATTTCGGATTTAAGCTTAAAGATATTCAAAGGATACACTTATTCTTTACTGATCATATTATTAAACATAATTTGGCGTCTTTAATAAGTATAATGTATCCTATCATGACGCTTATGATGGGCATAGTCGAAAAATCGAGAGATCAAATTTCGGGGAGAATTCAAATATCAGATTCTGGAGAAACAATCGTTCGTGAAGCAAAAAAAGAAGCGCTAGCATTATTCAGAACCCTACCTGAATTATTTGATTGGTGGGATAATGCGAATCTTCAAAAGAATAAAGGGTTTTACGTCGATTATTCTAATCGCATTGAAACACCAATGCAGGTGACGGAAGATGAATACCTGGTTGCACATAGAATAGTTGAGAATTTTCAAACCCAAATCTTGCAAATTGTCGAATACTTAGAAAGTATACCTGAAGAGAATAAAGAGATTTTTAAGAATATTAAGTTAGAGGAAAGAATTGCAGAAATAATCGCAAGTCGTAGAGATGAAATAAAGAATCGTAATCCAATTAAAATAACCAAGGATCCATCCCAGGAAGAAGTTAAAGATCCTAACGATTAA
- a CDS encoding HEPN domain-containing protein, with product MREIQRKDKILLLGFNSELTEIKLSDHIIIRKGADHELEEIYDRIKYDNLKTQQFIIEYEYTESNESTFPRKLFKLLDDLNLFFAIFLGGKTKVAYALRHIMSEGEYRQAGFTTNPKVSAHFSEEYFLKIEDSEKIKDYWKRYQLQSENQPIQIALRRYLFSIQKSEQEDQVIDLMIAFEALLVKNNEGSIKRNIATRCSKFLSTKYDREEVYNILIKAYELRSEIVHGSSVELNEMDSREKHAYLGKIIVNLSELLRSCLYRKILEFTNLNSSEFIEELKREIA from the coding sequence ATGAGAGAAATTCAACGCAAAGACAAAATTCTTCTTTTGGGATTTAATTCTGAGTTAACTGAAATTAAGTTAAGTGATCATATAATCATTCGAAAAGGTGCCGATCATGAGTTAGAAGAAATATATGATCGAATAAAATATGACAATCTTAAAACCCAACAATTTATTATTGAATATGAATACACAGAAAGTAATGAAAGTACATTTCCAAGGAAATTATTCAAATTGCTCGATGATTTGAACCTTTTCTTTGCAATTTTCTTGGGTGGTAAAACGAAGGTTGCTTATGCCCTTCGTCATATTATGTCTGAAGGAGAATACCGTCAAGCTGGATTCACAACAAATCCTAAGGTATCAGCTCATTTTTCAGAGGAATATTTTCTCAAAATAGAAGACTCTGAAAAGATTAAAGATTATTGGAAAAGATATCAACTTCAATCTGAAAATCAACCGATTCAAATAGCTCTCCGTCGATACCTCTTCTCAATTCAAAAATCTGAACAGGAAGATCAAGTTATCGACTTAATGATCGCATTTGAAGCTCTATTAGTAAAAAACAATGAGGGTTCCATTAAACGAAATATTGCAACCAGATGTTCTAAATTTCTTTCAACTAAATATGATCGGGAAGAAGTATATAACATTCTTATTAAAGCATATGAACTAAGAAGTGAAATCGTACATGGGTCTAGTGTAGAACTCAATGAAATGGATTCAAGAGAGAAACATGCCTATTTAGGTAAAATAATCGTAAACCTCTCAGAACTATTGCGTTCTTGTTTGTACCGGAAAATATTGGAATTCACAAATCTTAATTCTTCAGAGTTTATCGAGGAACTGAAAAGAGAAATCGCATAG
- a CDS encoding RNA-directed DNA polymerase, producing the protein MNTLDQIAETKNLTWAWEKAKSFYQPGDIWFDELEVAQFEINLKEELRSIQESLLNGSYNLNPILPVAFPKKKDDDGPRTRQTFWIKVRDQVTWLAVVNIIGKELDYLMPFWSYGNRLYISTFYEWDAASKKRELNFGYYRNTTKNTYRKWSQSWPLYRRHINLTSKFLSGNGAISEELDENEIEMLEVNKKLDNTHPLKVNYIESSYWTDNLSGQLFWAGVDLEKFYPNLNNAIIESNIREYLPNQEEKLYDLISNLLAFEIDTVGWTDEELKKISAQSGEFNHLPTGLFVAGFLSNVALLKIDKIINDKLNTQKNIAHFRYVDDHVILATSFEDLTKWLEEYRQIIEGEELGTNFNVTKTEPIELGKYLEASEDQKKDGKLYQSAVEAAKLDPDFPSPLMTQTLAKVSKIASTEFHLLGPDEEKSLIADIEHLLVTEFPDQELRRDTRVAFAARMLSSLVPQLTFNIEAYYGLQSKLVNLSIELEKSKKKKEDTSVIKSEIKLTNELIKKEQIVLDTNEQKISDRTIKLLLKAIRENHQKVRLWSRILEFLSKSGSLRINKVLKEIEDLKGGGETNNLSITFIHSLTLQVITQLLLKAFRIVTSKNSSYKQLKRSKGFMQDILKDSLFKYFDGSITEKSKTYEKNSLDLFKFCSGTILYLLEEDKKGLIQKYNLINWDDPNRFCRNTNYDFSVWIWWLYNQLPYEENKEPYLWKNVVPLLNPSKINDQVLIQLFPKNLNIELLKGIDENKSSFEKNEGWLFDVYQGLVHEGASTEYDILAKIRRKTVPLKDYITLYDWIEWLQQREVEVNQESKEHIIFDPRVGEWMALEVIKQIAVALKEKFETIDIFDFSQKADYSRNIHPNNFKLDRDWIDKPSTRTEPLTWETLRLMVRKKQITLRAKDDLIYDNRFIAYDTDNFMPFISNRRNESIINSLGSLLICLLSKNNDLPNRWNPLGHQQNWLSLAKVKLKNVPISSVTRDIIDGCFSKRNQETAMIRYLETKKGHSFVDDTSLDPPYFVDIQAFIKYIDFSQLELEKQQLSVSNHQPRQLIPIHLKQMNRDNYQELIEE; encoded by the coding sequence ATGAATACCTTAGATCAAATAGCAGAAACTAAAAACCTCACCTGGGCATGGGAAAAAGCGAAGTCTTTTTATCAGCCTGGAGATATTTGGTTCGATGAATTGGAAGTAGCTCAGTTTGAAATCAATCTCAAGGAAGAGTTGCGATCAATCCAAGAGAGTTTATTAAATGGATCATACAATCTTAACCCGATATTACCAGTTGCGTTTCCTAAAAAGAAGGATGATGACGGGCCGAGAACACGGCAAACATTTTGGATCAAAGTGCGAGATCAGGTTACATGGTTAGCTGTCGTGAATATCATTGGCAAAGAATTAGATTATCTCATGCCGTTTTGGAGCTATGGTAATCGATTGTATATATCTACTTTTTATGAATGGGATGCGGCATCAAAAAAACGCGAGTTGAATTTTGGATATTACAGGAACACCACGAAAAACACTTACCGTAAATGGTCCCAAAGCTGGCCTCTCTATCGTCGACATATAAATCTTACTTCAAAATTTCTTTCGGGTAATGGCGCAATATCTGAAGAGTTGGATGAAAACGAAATAGAAATGTTGGAGGTGAATAAAAAGTTAGACAATACTCATCCTCTCAAAGTCAACTATATCGAAAGTTCATATTGGACTGACAATCTTAGTGGTCAATTGTTCTGGGCTGGAGTAGATTTGGAAAAATTTTATCCTAATCTTAATAATGCTATAATTGAATCAAACATTAGAGAATACTTACCTAATCAAGAAGAAAAACTTTACGATTTAATAAGCAATTTATTGGCATTTGAAATTGATACCGTTGGATGGACTGATGAAGAATTAAAAAAAATATCAGCCCAATCTGGTGAGTTTAACCATTTGCCTACTGGACTATTTGTAGCTGGCTTCTTATCGAATGTGGCACTGCTAAAGATAGATAAGATAATTAATGATAAGCTTAACACTCAGAAAAACATCGCCCATTTCAGGTATGTTGATGATCACGTCATCCTTGCTACTTCGTTTGAAGACTTAACAAAATGGTTAGAGGAATACAGACAGATTATAGAAGGAGAAGAGTTGGGTACTAATTTCAATGTTACGAAAACGGAGCCGATAGAACTTGGTAAATATTTAGAAGCTAGTGAAGATCAGAAAAAAGATGGCAAATTATATCAGTCTGCTGTAGAAGCAGCAAAGTTAGATCCCGACTTCCCAAGCCCACTAATGACGCAAACTTTAGCTAAAGTGTCTAAAATTGCAAGCACCGAATTCCATCTTTTGGGTCCTGATGAAGAGAAAAGTCTCATAGCGGATATAGAACATTTGTTGGTTACTGAATTTCCAGATCAGGAATTGCGACGTGACACTAGAGTAGCCTTTGCTGCAAGAATGTTGTCATCACTCGTACCACAGCTTACATTTAATATTGAAGCTTATTATGGACTTCAAAGCAAACTGGTAAATCTTAGTATAGAATTAGAAAAGAGCAAAAAGAAGAAGGAAGACACTTCGGTAATTAAATCAGAAATTAAACTTACAAATGAGCTAATTAAAAAGGAGCAAATTGTTCTTGATACGAATGAACAAAAAATTTCTGATCGAACTATTAAATTATTGCTAAAGGCAATTAGAGAAAATCATCAAAAGGTTAGATTATGGTCTCGAATTTTAGAATTCTTATCAAAATCCGGTAGCTTACGGATTAATAAGGTCTTAAAAGAAATTGAGGATTTAAAAGGTGGTGGTGAAACTAACAACTTATCAATCACCTTTATTCATTCCTTAACACTTCAGGTAATTACTCAATTGCTATTAAAGGCATTTAGAATCGTCACGAGTAAAAATTCTTCGTATAAGCAATTGAAAAGAAGTAAGGGATTTATGCAAGATATTTTGAAAGATAGTCTTTTTAAATACTTTGATGGAAGTATAACAGAAAAGTCTAAGACTTATGAGAAGAATTCTCTTGATCTTTTTAAATTTTGTTCAGGAACAATTCTTTATCTTCTTGAAGAAGATAAAAAAGGGTTGATTCAGAAGTATAATCTAATAAATTGGGATGATCCTAATAGATTCTGTAGGAATACAAACTATGACTTCAGTGTTTGGATCTGGTGGTTATATAATCAGTTACCTTATGAAGAAAATAAAGAACCTTATCTGTGGAAAAACGTTGTCCCTCTTCTAAATCCATCAAAGATTAATGATCAGGTGCTTATCCAGCTTTTCCCAAAAAATTTAAATATTGAACTGCTTAAAGGAATAGATGAAAATAAATCTTCGTTCGAAAAAAATGAAGGTTGGCTATTCGATGTTTATCAAGGATTAGTTCACGAAGGGGCCAGCACAGAATATGATATTCTTGCAAAAATTAGACGAAAAACAGTTCCGTTAAAAGACTACATAACTTTATATGATTGGATTGAATGGTTGCAACAGAGAGAGGTTGAAGTAAATCAGGAATCTAAAGAGCATATAATATTTGATCCGCGTGTAGGAGAATGGATGGCTTTAGAAGTTATTAAACAGATAGCAGTTGCCCTAAAAGAAAAATTTGAGACAATCGATATTTTTGATTTTAGTCAAAAGGCAGATTACTCAAGAAATATTCATCCAAACAATTTTAAGCTTGACCGAGATTGGATTGATAAACCTTCTACCAGAACTGAGCCCCTAACTTGGGAAACACTAAGGCTAATGGTTCGAAAAAAACAAATAACTCTAAGGGCAAAAGATGACTTAATTTATGATAATCGCTTTATAGCATACGATACAGACAATTTTATGCCGTTTATTAGTAATAGAAGAAATGAAAGTATTATCAATTCACTGGGATCATTGCTTATCTGTTTGCTGTCAAAGAATAATGACTTGCCAAATAGATGGAATCCTTTGGGACATCAGCAAAACTGGCTCAGCCTTGCAAAGGTTAAACTCAAAAACGTTCCAATATCTTCTGTAACAAGAGACATTATAGACGGATGTTTTTCTAAAAGAAATCAAGAGACAGCAATGATTCGATATTTAGAAACAAAAAAAGGACATTCATTCGTTGATGACACTTCTTTAGACCCTCCTTATTTTGTTGATATTCAAGCATTCATTAAATATATTGATTTCAGTCAATTGGAATTAGAAAAGCAGCAGCTCTCGGTATCAAATCATCAACCTAGGCAACTTATCCCAATTCACCTCAAACAAATGAATAGGGATAATTACCAAGAATTAATCGAGGAATAA
- a CDS encoding DUF4238 domain-containing protein translates to MAEKKKQHFVPQLLLRHFSTDRDKKLINIFNSDSKFYKSNCPLKSQGQESYFYGEDGIIENALGELESNAAPIVSNIISNKTIPKRDSLDSQNLFLFSMLLSFRTKNTVKHMNEVVDKPFQEIKKLDSRFNDNKYDNIHVGLKNPAAFSLSMISKEVLNAYDLGLKLIVNKSNKKFITSDHPAVLYNQFLEERKHPGGHLGIFTKGLQLFFPISPECMLVYYDTWAYKVGNKKDNIIYTQNSSDIDQLNFLQMVNCTEMIYTNDSVKEFELFRFSDKAKSLRTQDRTKFYEVNTRYKDDEGLEHIQYIQHGDNRNINLKLSFIKQPQGAKSHKLSDYVLQFRDERLRYRKRNASH, encoded by the coding sequence ATGGCAGAAAAAAAGAAACAGCATTTTGTTCCCCAATTATTGCTCAGACATTTTTCGACTGATAGAGATAAAAAACTGATTAATATTTTTAATTCAGACAGCAAGTTCTATAAATCAAATTGCCCATTAAAAAGTCAAGGACAAGAAAGCTATTTCTACGGAGAAGATGGCATAATTGAAAACGCACTCGGAGAACTTGAAAGTAATGCTGCCCCGATAGTTAGTAACATAATCTCAAATAAGACCATTCCTAAACGGGATTCTTTAGACAGCCAAAATTTATTCTTATTTAGCATGTTACTTTCTTTTAGGACCAAGAATACCGTAAAGCATATGAATGAGGTTGTTGATAAACCGTTTCAAGAAATTAAAAAACTTGATTCTAGATTTAATGATAATAAATACGATAATATTCATGTTGGACTTAAAAACCCCGCAGCATTTTCACTTAGCATGATATCTAAAGAAGTTTTAAACGCGTATGATTTAGGACTTAAACTAATCGTAAATAAATCGAACAAAAAATTCATAACCTCTGATCACCCAGCTGTTTTATATAATCAATTCTTGGAAGAGAGAAAACACCCAGGTGGGCATCTTGGCATATTCACAAAAGGTCTTCAACTCTTTTTTCCAATTTCACCAGAATGTATGTTAGTATATTATGATACATGGGCATATAAAGTTGGGAATAAAAAAGATAACATTATTTACACTCAAAACTCAAGTGACATTGACCAATTAAACTTTCTTCAAATGGTTAATTGTACAGAAATGATTTATACTAACGATTCTGTTAAGGAGTTTGAACTATTTCGTTTTTCAGATAAAGCCAAATCTCTTAGAACACAGGACAGAACAAAATTTTATGAAGTCAATACCCGCTATAAGGACGATGAAGGGTTAGAACACATTCAATATATACAACACGGCGATAATAGAAACATTAACCTGAAACTTTCATTTATCAAGCAACCCCAAGGAGCAAAATCCCATAAATTAAGTGATTATGTGCTTCAATTTAGAGACGAGCGTCTGAGGTATCGTAAAAGAAATGCATCTCACTAA
- a CDS encoding DUF2851 family protein: MNENYLHFLWKNKRFPTHNLTTIEGRKIEILHVGIHNHDSGPDFFNGQIRIDEIHYSGNIEMHVKSSDWNLHGHQFDPAYSNVILHVVYEHDQLIFIEGIPIPTVELKRIIDWENFKWFNQYYKGNKTILCESFLSSLPPPIFWNQVERSLIQRVQRKTSELNLLLQTSEMSYKEVLFRIISKAFGMKVNQLPFQELANRIPFEKFIKASQKQKMAIAFGVSGFLENDEFKSSYQNELRAEWDFQRYKLKLHAANRHIWKFKGCRPGGFPTQRLAQFATFVHEMDWSSSLWFLSAKELVQQLQGKLMKPANEYWKTHFDFDKEKSAPSSMSIGTANTIIINSIVPFLCWLTEKLSDEVYRNRAFEILEQLPAENNEKVMAWKRIGFVAKNAFESQGLIELSNEFCTKKGCLKCVIGNTVLKV, translated from the coding sequence ATGAATGAAAATTACCTCCACTTTCTCTGGAAAAACAAACGTTTTCCGACTCATAATTTGACTACAATTGAGGGTCGAAAAATTGAAATATTACACGTTGGAATTCACAATCACGATTCTGGCCCCGATTTTTTCAACGGGCAAATTCGTATAGATGAGATTCATTATTCTGGAAACATTGAAATGCACGTCAAATCCTCCGATTGGAACTTGCATGGACATCAGTTTGATCCAGCCTATTCCAATGTGATTCTGCATGTGGTTTACGAACACGATCAATTGATTTTCATTGAAGGAATTCCGATTCCAACCGTAGAATTGAAGAGAATCATCGATTGGGAAAACTTCAAGTGGTTTAATCAGTATTACAAAGGCAATAAAACCATTCTTTGCGAATCTTTCCTCTCAAGCCTTCCGCCTCCCATTTTTTGGAATCAGGTAGAACGCTCGCTTATCCAAAGAGTTCAACGAAAAACTTCAGAGTTAAATCTGCTTCTGCAAACCTCCGAAATGTCTTATAAAGAAGTTTTATTTCGAATAATCTCAAAGGCTTTTGGTATGAAAGTCAATCAACTTCCATTTCAAGAGCTGGCTAACCGAATTCCGTTTGAGAAATTTATCAAAGCCTCTCAAAAACAGAAAATGGCCATAGCTTTTGGTGTTAGTGGCTTTTTAGAAAACGATGAATTCAAAAGTAGTTACCAAAACGAATTGAGAGCCGAATGGGATTTCCAACGCTACAAATTAAAATTACATGCTGCAAACAGACATATTTGGAAATTTAAAGGGTGCAGACCTGGTGGTTTTCCAACACAAAGATTGGCACAGTTTGCAACTTTTGTGCATGAAATGGACTGGTCGTCTTCCTTGTGGTTTTTGTCTGCAAAAGAATTAGTGCAACAATTGCAAGGTAAATTGATGAAGCCTGCCAACGAATATTGGAAAACACATTTTGATTTCGATAAAGAAAAAAGTGCTCCATCTTCCATGAGTATTGGAACTGCAAATACGATTATCATTAACAGCATTGTTCCCTTTTTATGTTGGCTGACTGAAAAATTAAGCGATGAGGTTTATCGAAATCGGGCTTTCGAGATATTGGAACAACTTCCAGCGGAGAATAATGAGAAAGTGATGGCCTGGAAACGAATAGGCTTTGTCGCTAAAAATGCGTTTGAATCTCAAGGATTGATTGAGTTGAGCAATGAATTTTGCACCAAGAAAGGATGTTTGAAATGCGTGATTGGGAATACCGTTTTAAAAGTATAA
- a CDS encoding DEAD/DEAH box helicase yields the protein MSLIKIINGEELHKTLKMILMRIHSQGPIEASDFEKLAYAKKFHADIFSRYEQMLLNFVGLFYKASKPNNLLGEVYSIMADSIELETGNRFTPVQADAFKKIRDNVYFSFSAPTSAGKSYLFREMINRYYGDIVIMVPSRALIAEYMIILEALVDTETMVLQFVEIVNIKKTKRRIFILTPERGVEIFKHIPKLAIDLILFDEAQISEEEVRGMRFDSFVRRIDKFLPEVKKVFTHPFVLNPEAQLSKHDFYDHSAAFCYKQNSVGKIFLSIENERFNYFSPYKFNETELLNSVEDIVKEKLKRNGTALIYTSKTKIYDRTYLIEFDRYIQLCDKLTDPKALTYIEELRAFIGASKSGNKHSSLIEMMERGIVIHHGSIPLKARLIIEAFVNDNFAKICFSTSTLIQGINMPFDIVWISDFRFTGSDSKKILDLKNLIGRAGRSTGIVDSFDYGYVIIEKKNVPTFITRLQEPSVIKPISQLAEEVKNIDIDLIDIVDAMKKDDFNDELHLTNTQVRRIEEFDVDKDIRYILDNLILDNKVLTGKKYYSLSDHYRRKIKQSFERIFVAHLRRKELNKGEKSILSASIPILLWQIQGRSFAEMVNLRHGYLTSRRLVRDIRNRVKRKEITGSDAKRQLAEIKILRSPMAAPLPDSKVRAPSLFNSDESIVDLDYDKLVYDTYDYLDKVIGQSLTDPICGALQLFNNKYSDERAIALYNYIKYGTNETKEIWLLKYGFSYDDVDWIKNYIDSIDENEIVFSRTIRELSPAQQETIKKYI from the coding sequence ATGAGTTTGATTAAAATTATTAATGGTGAAGAATTGCATAAAACACTTAAAATGATTTTGATGCGTATTCATTCCCAAGGTCCAATAGAAGCTAGTGACTTTGAAAAGCTTGCTTACGCGAAAAAATTTCATGCGGATATTTTTTCGCGTTATGAACAGATGTTATTGAATTTCGTAGGTCTTTTTTACAAGGCTTCAAAGCCAAATAACCTTTTGGGTGAAGTATATTCAATCATGGCTGATTCTATCGAATTAGAAACTGGAAATCGATTCACACCTGTCCAAGCCGATGCATTTAAGAAAATTCGAGATAATGTCTATTTCTCTTTTTCAGCACCAACGAGTGCAGGAAAATCATACCTTTTTAGAGAAATGATTAATCGGTATTATGGCGATATAGTGATTATGGTTCCATCTCGTGCGCTAATTGCGGAATACATGATTATCCTGGAGGCATTAGTTGATACTGAGACTATGGTTTTACAGTTTGTAGAAATAGTCAATATTAAAAAAACAAAAAGACGAATCTTCATTTTGACACCTGAACGAGGTGTAGAAATTTTTAAGCATATTCCTAAACTAGCAATTGATCTAATTCTATTTGATGAAGCTCAAATTTCAGAAGAAGAAGTCCGTGGAATGAGATTTGATTCATTCGTCCGACGCATTGACAAATTCCTCCCGGAGGTTAAGAAAGTATTTACACACCCATTCGTTTTAAATCCAGAAGCACAATTGTCTAAACATGACTTTTATGACCATTCAGCGGCGTTTTGCTACAAACAAAATTCAGTCGGAAAAATATTTCTGAGCATTGAAAATGAGCGTTTCAATTACTTCTCGCCATACAAATTTAACGAAACAGAATTATTGAATTCGGTGGAGGACATCGTTAAAGAAAAGCTAAAACGAAACGGAACAGCACTTATTTACACTTCGAAAACAAAAATATACGACAGGACATATTTGATCGAATTTGATCGGTACATACAGCTTTGTGATAAACTGACCGACCCGAAAGCATTAACCTATATAGAAGAACTTCGTGCGTTTATAGGTGCTTCTAAAAGTGGAAACAAACATTCAAGCCTTATTGAAATGATGGAGAGAGGAATAGTTATTCATCATGGATCAATACCATTAAAAGCTCGATTGATAATTGAAGCTTTTGTCAATGACAACTTCGCGAAAATTTGTTTCTCTACCTCAACATTAATTCAAGGTATTAATATGCCATTCGATATCGTTTGGATTAGTGATTTTCGTTTTACCGGATCTGACTCAAAAAAAATATTAGACTTAAAAAACCTAATTGGAAGAGCTGGAAGAAGTACGGGAATTGTCGATTCCTTTGACTACGGATACGTAATTATCGAAAAAAAGAATGTTCCTACGTTTATCACTAGGCTTCAAGAACCTTCAGTGATTAAGCCAATTTCTCAATTAGCTGAAGAGGTGAAGAACATCGATATCGATTTAATAGACATTGTTGATGCGATGAAAAAGGATGATTTCAATGATGAATTACATTTAACTAATACTCAGGTTCGCAGAATTGAAGAGTTTGACGTTGATAAAGACATCCGCTATATATTAGATAATCTGATATTAGATAACAAAGTTCTGACAGGAAAAAAGTATTATTCTCTTAGCGACCATTATAGACGAAAGATTAAACAATCTTTTGAAAGAATATTTGTAGCTCATTTGAGAAGAAAAGAGCTAAATAAAGGAGAAAAGTCAATTTTAAGTGCCTCTATTCCAATCTTACTTTGGCAGATTCAGGGTCGATCATTTGCAGAAATGGTTAATCTTCGTCATGGTTATTTAACCAGTCGTAGATTAGTTAGAGATATTAGAAATAGAGTTAAGAGAAAAGAAATTACAGGATCTGATGCTAAACGTCAACTTGCTGAGATTAAAATTCTTCGTTCTCCTATGGCAGCGCCACTTCCAGATTCTAAAGTTAGAGCACCAAGCTTGTTTAATTCTGATGAGTCTATTGTTGATCTTGATTATGACAAATTAGTTTATGATACATATGATTACTTAGATAAAGTTATAGGCCAGTCTTTGACTGATCCGATTTGCGGGGCATTACAACTTTTCAACAACAAATATTCTGATGAACGTGCTATTGCTCTTTACAACTATATTAAATACGGCACTAATGAAACAAAGGAAATTTGGCTATTAAAGTATGGGTTTAGTTATGATGATGTTGATTGGATAAAGAATTATATCGACTCAATAGATGAAAATGAAATAGTCTTTTCACGAACTATCAGGGAACTTAGCCCAGCCCAGCAGGAAACGATTAAAAAATACATTTGA